The genomic segment TTGGCTGGGCGGGTGCCCCTGACCGCGGGGGTGATCGCCGGGCTCGTCGGTGCCTCCGCGCTGGCCGCCCATGCCTTCGTCATCAACCTGGGCGGGCCCGCGGGTTACAGGGCTCGGATCGAAGTCACCCAGGTGGGGCTCAGCCAGCTCAAGATCGTCGTCACGAACCTGACCACCCTTGGGATGTCCGTTCCTCTGCCTACCGGGGTGTCAGGAGGTTGCCCCCAGAATGTCACGTCGGGTATCGACGCAGCCTGCCGGCTGCTCACGAGCTTCGGGTATACGCCCAATGCGATCTCTCAGAACATCACCGGTGGGTCGGCGAAGATCGCCACCGGGTCCACGGGGAAGGGGGACAAGTCGCCCTTCAACTATTCCGCCGGGGACGACTGGAGCGCGGAGTGGGGGTTTGGGAACAACGCGCCGATGGACGGCACGGGTAATCTCGACTTCCTGTCGACGAACGCATCACACATGACCCGGTTCGCAACCAGTCCCAACCGGGACGGGCCGGCAGGGCTTGACGGGCCGCAGGGCGGGCTGCTGAGTAGAGCGTTCACCGGCGCGGGTGGACTCGGGTTCGTGCAGGACACCCTGGAGTTCCTCGTGAACTACAGCGCCAACCTGACGGCTGCGGACCTCTTAGCCCTCCAGAACGCGACCTGGTGGGTGGAGTTCGGGAGCAGCGGCTACTTCCTGTGTGTCGGGCCGGATCCGCGCTGCCCGCCTCCACTCCGTGCCTCCGAACCCGGCTCCCTTGCCCTGATGGGTACGGCGCTCGCGGGTGTGCTGGCGGTAGGGGGGCTACGCCGCAAGCACCGGGCCTGATCCGCCGGACCGCAGGAATCCCGGCGGCGGTCGCGGGGATCCTGCCGCCTCCTCCAGGCTCCGCGTTCCGCGGACAGGCTCCTCCGAACGATCCGGCCTGATCCTCCCCTCGGACGAAGGCGAACGGCGGCTCGGGGTGCCATTATTCGGAAGGCGGACCGTCATGGGAGGAGGAGTGCGCGGTTACGGCGCTGCGGCGGGAATCGGGGGAATCGTCGGCCTCCTGGGTTGGCTCTATGCCCCGGTCCTCCGGGAGATGGCCTCCCAGTGGGCGGTGGACACCACCTACGGGTACGGGTACTACATCCCGCCGGTGGCCGCCTACCTCGTGTGGGAGCGGCGCAGGGCCCTCGCGGCCGCCCGGGCGGAGGGAACTTGGCTCGGGCTGGCCGTCCTGCTGTTGGGGCTCGGGGCCCTGGTGGTCGGCCGGGCCGGCGGGATCGCGCTCCTGTCCCGTACCTCCCTGATCCCGGTGCTCTTCGGCCTCGTCCTGCTCCTCGGGGGGTGGCGGACGGCGCGCCTGGTGGCCTTCCCGATCCTGTTCCTGAGCCTCATGATCCCCCTCCCGCAGGGCCTCCTGCAGCGGCTCACCTGGCCCCTGCAGATCTTCACGGCCCAGTTCAGCACCGAAGTGCTGCGCCTGATGGGTTACCCCGTGTACGTGGAGGGAATCTACATCGACCTCCCCAACGTGCGGCTGGAGGTGGCGGAGGCCTGCAGCGGCTTCCGGTCCCTCGTGGCCCTCGGGGCCACGGGGATCCTGCTGGCGCACCTCACCCAGGAGCGGTGGCGGGAGCGGGTGGTGCTCGTGGCCTCCGTGGTGCCCATCGCGGTCCTGGCGAACGCGGTGCGGGTGACCAGCAACATCGCCCTGGGGATCTACGAGGGCACGTACCACACGGTCTCCGGGTGGATGGTGTTCGTGGCGGCCACGGCCATGCTGGTCGGGGTCTCCTCCGCCCTGGGGAGAGGGGGGAGGGCCGCGTGAGCGGTCCGAAGCTCTTCGCGGCCCTCGCGAGTCTCTTCCTGGCCGCGGTGACGGTGCAGGCCACCCTGGGACACGCGGTCCCCCTCCGGGTGAGCCTCACGGAGTTTCCCCGCTCGATCGGTCCGTGGGTGGGCTCGGACGAACCCCTCGACCCCGAGGCCCTCTCGCGCGCGCGTCCAGATGCCTACCTGAGCCGCCGCTACACCGATCCCCGGGGACCATCCGTGCTCCTGTACGTCGCGTACTTCGCCCGGGATTCCTCTCGGGCCCGGATCCAGGCCGCGTGCTGGGGAGATTGCCAGGTGCGCCAGACGGCCACACACCGCGTGGAGATCGGCGGTCGCACGCTCGCGGTGAACCGGGCCCTGGTGGTGCAGGAGGGGGAGCCCGCGGTGATCCTGTACTGGTTCCAGCTGGGACAGCGCATCCTGCAGGATCCCGATCAGCTCAGGCTGAGCCAGGTGCGGCGGGCGCTTCTGGGGCGGCGGTCGGACGGGGCCCTCGTGCGGATCTCGAGTCCGGTGCGTTCAGATCCCGAAGAAGCCCTGAGCCGGGCGGAGGCGTTCCTGCGGGCGGTCCTTCCCGGGCTTCTGCGGCACCTTCCCGAGTGAGGAGGCGAAAGATGACGGTGGACGCGTTGCCCGTATCCAAGGCCCGGTCGAGCCGGCCCAGGCGGGTCTGGATCCTGGGAGTGGTGTTCCTCGGCGTGCTGGGCTTGGCCACCGCCGGGCTAGCGGTGTGGCGGAGCCCTCAAGCGCGGCTGGCCCGCAGCTGGAGGCAGGGGGAGACCTTCTTCGCCGCGGAGCGGTACCGGGAGGCCATCATCGCCTACCGGAACATCCTGCAGGTCCGGCCCCAGGACGCCCGCGCCCACTACCGGCTGGGCGTCTCCTACCTCCGCATCGGAGACCTCCCCCGGGCCCACGCCTTCCTCCGGAAGAGCCTGGAACTCGATCCGGACCTCCTCGACGCGCGGCTGGACCTCGCGGAGCTGTACCTGTCGGCCCGGCAACCCGCCCGGGCGGAGGAAGAGGCCCGGCGCGCCCTCTCCCGCAGGCCCAGAGACGCGAAGGGCCACCTGCTGCTGAGCCAGGCCGTGGGAGCCCGCGGGGATCCCGGGCCGGCTCTCGGGCTCGTGGACGCCGCGTTGCGGTTGGATCCGAAGCTCGGCCGGGCGTACGTCTGGAAGGCCACGCTGCTTTTGGCCCAAAAGCGGGTGGAAGACGCGGAGCGGATCCTGCGGGAGGGGGTACGGCGTGCCCCTCAGGCTCCCGAGCCCAGGGTCTCCCTCGCGGCGCTGCTCGCCCGGACGGACCGGCAGGAGGAGGCGGAGCGGGTCCTCACGGAGGCTGCAGAAGCCCTCCCGCGGCGGCCCGAGCCGCTTCTGGCCCTGGGGGACTTCTACACATCCCGGCGCAAGCTCCCCGAGGCCATGGACCACTACCGGCGGGCGTGGGACCTCGCCCCGCACGCCAACGCGGCCGGGATCAAGCTGGGAGAGCTGCTCTTGCTACAGGAGCGGTGGGAGGAGGCCGCGGAGGTGGCCCGCAGGCTCCTCCTCGCGAACGCCAACGATCCCCTCGGCCACTACCTCCTGGGCCGGGTGCGGCTGGGAGAAGGGAAGCTCGAGAAGGGGATCGAGGCCCTGCGGGCCACGGTGCTCCTGGCCCCAGATCTCGTGCAGGCGCGGTTCCTGCTGGCCCAGGCCTTCCTGGTGCAGGGGAAGCCCGAGCGGGCCCGGGAGCAGCTGGAGGAGGCCGCTCGGCGCGCGCCCCGGTTCGCCCTAGCCCGAGTAGCCCTCGCGGACGTCTACGCGGCCCTGGGGATGCCGGATCGAGGGGAGCGGGAGCTCCGGGAGCTCGTGACCCTCTTCCC from the Armatimonadota bacterium genome contains:
- a CDS encoding exosortase/archaeosortase family protein encodes the protein MRGYGAAAGIGGIVGLLGWLYAPVLREMASQWAVDTTYGYGYYIPPVAAYLVWERRRALAAARAEGTWLGLAVLLLGLGALVVGRAGGIALLSRTSLIPVLFGLVLLLGGWRTARLVAFPILFLSLMIPLPQGLLQRLTWPLQIFTAQFSTEVLRLMGYPVYVEGIYIDLPNVRLEVAEACSGFRSLVALGATGILLAHLTQERWRERVVLVASVVPIAVLANAVRVTSNIALGIYEGTYHTVSGWMVFVAATAMLVGVSSALGRGGRAA
- a CDS encoding EpsI family protein is translated as MSGPKLFAALASLFLAAVTVQATLGHAVPLRVSLTEFPRSIGPWVGSDEPLDPEALSRARPDAYLSRRYTDPRGPSVLLYVAYFARDSSRARIQAACWGDCQVRQTATHRVEIGGRTLAVNRALVVQEGEPAVILYWFQLGQRILQDPDQLRLSQVRRALLGRRSDGALVRISSPVRSDPEEALSRAEAFLRAVLPGLLRHLPE
- a CDS encoding tetratricopeptide repeat protein, which produces MTVDALPVSKARSSRPRRVWILGVVFLGVLGLATAGLAVWRSPQARLARSWRQGETFFAAERYREAIIAYRNILQVRPQDARAHYRLGVSYLRIGDLPRAHAFLRKSLELDPDLLDARLDLAELYLSARQPARAEEEARRALSRRPRDAKGHLLLSQAVGARGDPGPALGLVDAALRLDPKLGRAYVWKATLLLAQKRVEDAERILREGVRRAPQAPEPRVSLAALLARTDRQEEAERVLTEAAEALPRRPEPLLALGDFYTSRRKLPEAMDHYRRAWDLAPHANAAGIKLGELLLLQERWEEAAEVARRLLLANANDPLGHYLLGRVRLGEGKLEKGIEALRATVLLAPDLVQARFLLAQAFLVQGKPERAREQLEEAARRAPRFALARVALADVYAALGMPDRGERELRELVTLFPRSAAAYLALGDFYARRQRLQPALDAYRKAVEVEPKDVAARIRAGIVYRMLRDYEAALREFEVALAIRPDAADALAEIARVYILRGRPDLAIARVQREIRKSPEHANAYVVLGMIYEEMGDLVRAEQAYIRGTVANPKLPRAYLMLGRLYTRKGKFELAARKYEEALRLDPRNPHLYTLIGNLHEQQGNVDLAQSYYERALRVDPNHALAANNLAYTLADRGVNLDRALELAKMARERMPKDPHVADTLGWVYYRRGQLREALPLLEEAARGLPDNPTVRYHLGMTHHRLGNRAEARRALEAALGLKRDFPESGEAKRVLEELRAPVR